ATATACAGAGACAAGGGGacacccaagacacacaagttgatccacgtgatctgttccttagccgtgtgcggtgccccctgccaccatattcctcgataatactgtagcggagtttaggcgaagccctgctgctgtagttcatcaagatcgtcaccacgtcgtcgtgctgacggaactcttccccgacactttgctggatcggagtctggggatcgtcatcgagctgaacgtgtgctcaaactcggaggtgccgtagtttcggtgcttgatcggttggatcgtgaagacgtacgactacttcctctacgtcgtgtcatcgcttccgcagtcggtctgtgtagggtacgtagacaatactctccccctcgttgctatgcatcacatgatcttgcgtgtgcgtaggaatttttttgaaattactacgaaacccaacacgtaggaattttttttgaaattactacgttccccaatagtctacaccatgtcatcattgttattgcattactccgtttctccatgaacttaatacactagatgcatgctggatagccgttgatgtgtggagtaatagtagtagatgcataatcatttcggtctactaatcttggatgtgatagctatatattgatcattgcattggatatcatcataattatgtgttcttctatcaactgcccaacagtaatttgtttacccaccatgcgctatttctcgagagaagccactagtgaaacctacggccctgggtctatcttttatcatatttgctttctgatttGTTTTTGCcgcatttgttttcagatctattattccaaaaaaccaaaaataccttgctgcacttttcctttatttattttatttcgtgcCTCGTTCAGATCTATTTACCCAAACTCatacaaatttatctatctttttatgGAGGAGGGATTGAAaaccttgctacttcttgagcttgcgttggtttttcccttgaagaggaaagggtgaggcagcaaagtagagtaagtatttccctcagttctgagcaccaacgtatcaatccagtaggagacaacgcacaagtcaccgaatacctacacaaacaaacaacaacttgcacccaacgcgataaagaggttgtcaatcccttcacagttacttgcaaaggtgaaatctgatagagatagataaacggtaaagtaaatatttttggtatttttgttttatacatcgaaaagtaaaagattgcaaaatagtagatcgaaaactaatatGAATGAAActagaacttgtatgatggaaaaagaacttgtatgatggagaatagacccgggggccataggtttcactagaggcttctctcaagatagaaaatattatggtgggtgaaacaaattactgccaagcaattgatagaaaagcgcaaagttatgacgatatctaaggcaatgctcatgaatataggcatcacgcccgtgtcaagtagaccgaaacgattctgcatttactactattactccacacatcgaccgctatccagcatgcatctagagtattaagttcatacagaacagagtaacacattaaacaagatgacatgatgtagaggaattaactcaagcaatatgatgaaaaccccatctttttatcctcgatggcaacaatacaatacgtgccttgctgccctactgtaCTAGGAAAGGAcatcgtaagattgaacccaaagctaagcacttctcccattgcaagaaaaaccagtctagttggtcaaaccaaatcgacagttcaaagagacttgcaaagatatcaaatcatgcatataagaattcagagaagattcaaataatattcatagataagctggtcataaatccacaattcatcggatatcggcaaacacaccgcaaaaaagtattacatcggatggatctccaagaacatcgagaagaacatggtattgagaatcaaagagagagagaagaagccatctagctactagctatggacccgtaggtctgtgttaaattgctcacgcttcatcgaaagggcaatggtattgatgtagaatccctccatgatcgaatccccctccggcaggacgccggaaaaggcccctagatgggatctcacgggtacaaaaggttgcggcggtggaaaagtgttttcgtggctctctttgttcgttttggggtatatgagaatatataggcgaagaaactaggtcgatggagtcacgaggggcccacaatggTGGGGGGTgcgacctacccccctgggcacaacctccgtccttgtggctgcctcgtggcttctctgacttgcactctaagtcctctggatgtcttctggtccaagaaaaatcatcgcaaaagttttattctgtttggattccgtttggtattccttttctgtgaaactctaaaataaggaaaaaacagaaactggcacggtgctctaggttaatagcttagtcccaaaaacaatataaaatagcatattaatgcatatgaaacattcaaaacagataatataatagcatggaacaatcaaaaagtatagatacgttggagacgcatcaaacCCCTGCTTCGGGTTACAAATATTTATTCTTTGTGTGCACGTGTTGtcttgcttgattctcctactggattgataccttggtttcataaatgaggaaaatacttattgtagatgtgctgcatcattccttcctctctGGGAAAAATACCGGCGCAGTCTAGCCACGTCAGAACCACACGCAACAGCTTCTGCACGACACGTACCTCCTCGACATTGTCGCCGAGGGTGCACAACTGGTTGACGAGGCCGGTGATGCGCATCCCAAAGGCGTCGAGGGACTCGCCGCGTGGAAGGTGATCTGCTCGAATTCCGCGCGGAGTTGTTGCGCGGTGGCCTCATACACACGGCTCAGTCCCATGTGCATGACCTTCAGGGTATCCCAGGCCTCCTTGGTCGTCTCCTTGACGACGAGGACACCGAGCATCTCCGGCAAAACGACTCGGAGAAGAATGCCGAGCGCCGACTTGTCGTCGCGCACGTGCTACGCATTGCCCTCGATCGCGTCCCAGAGTCCCCAGGACTCCAGGTGCACCTTCATGACGAGCGACCACTCGATGTAGTTCGTGGAGGTGAGTGTTGGGAACATGGTGCCCGTGCCTGGCACGAATGGTGCGCGCTCCTTGGCAGCCGCCTGGTGGGTGACAACCTGCCGCTCCCGCCTTACATGACTACGCTCGCAGCTATGCTCCCGTGGTGGAGTCGCCGAGCGGCTCGGCACACCCTGCCTCTGTTGAGGGGTGCTGCCGACGCTGCCGCTGCAGCAGCTGCCTCCTGGTCTGGCTGCTCTCCGTTGTCGGACATGATCGCCGATATTGCAAAACGAGGCTCTGATATCACTTGTTAGGAAACTAGGTTGGCTAATCTCACAACCACAGGGGAGATAGTGGTTTTGCGTCGCGTGCAAATGTTGCGACTTTTTCCATTTTTCTTCCTCTTCTATTTATTCAATCCTAACTACGCGCCACGATCCGCAGGACTCGCGCCATCCCACGAGAACCGATCGTGCCTCCTAGGTCGCCTGCGAAACTAGCGGGTCGAATGACGTGACCACGTCAAGCTACTGGCCCATACAAAACTATGTGCATGGCACACACACACGTCGCGGCTCATGCCTACGTGTTTATTTGACGGAAAAAACAAACTAAGCTGAAACAACACAACGACCAGATTAGCTAATACTGAAAGTAGGATAAGAGTTTTCATCCGGAATACCGAATCCCTCCAATGAAGGTTAGAACATAAACACGAGAACAACGCCAACAAGGGGATGACATAAATTTTTCGTTGCCGAGGGCAAGATCTTGACATCAGATTATagaggagaaaaacaaacaaaTCAAAATGGGCAGGCAACAGTTTGAAATCAAATGCGCGCCAACATGAACCGAAGCGAATACAACCCGAATTTCAACTCCATTTTCACAAGCATGATCCAGCTGGGAATTCCCAGCACCTGCATATCTTCCCGGCTGGCCATAAATTAGCAGTTTTGccagaactcatctagatgagatataatttggtttcATTCACCTCTTATagtcattggatgtgatgctataagatgcgtgtgtgctgacgtgggttgtatttgttcttgttttcaaaatgaatgagaccaaattatatctcatctagatgagttttaGGTACTCCTATAAATTAGTGCACCCAAAAATTTCTTTGCCTCGCTGACACTACAACTAGCCGCTGCTAACACTTGTCCTACCTCCCGGTTCCGAGATCCTAGATCTCATGCATGCCTCTGAACAATACATGATCTTGGCCATTCTGCACACGCTCCTCGGAGGCTCCTGATTTGTGCGACTGCGATCTCGCTATTCTTCGTTTCCTTCCGAGTGTTGAGCCGTTCCGGTCGTCTCTGTTTTCAACTGCACTGGTGGTGCAACAGCCCCTGCACGAATCATCATGATAAGTCAAAGTGAATCACATGGTTAGACATGAGAAATCGGGGAGAATGGAACGGACCTGCCATGTGGATGGACGACGGTCTCTGTTGCATGGCGTTGGAGACGCGGCGGAGCACGGCGACCTGCGCGCGCAGGTGGACGACGTAGTCCATGGCCTCGCGGAGCAGCGAGGCGCCGTCGAGGAGCTCCCCGCCGGGCACCATCCCCCGCAGCACCTTGGTCCGCTTCCTCACCAGCCTCCTCGCGATCTCGCCGctgctcgtcgtcgtcctcctctggGGACAGCGCCTCCTCGCCATGTTCTTccgcctcgtcgtcgtcttcgccgtGGCTGCAGCCGGCAACCGCCTACTCCACGACGGCGACGATGATGACGATGCTGCTGCTAGGAGGGCCTGCGGCCACATGGCTCCGCTGCCGCGGGTGGTGGCCATGGCGATGTCGGCGGACGACCTGACGGCACGCTTCCTCTCTTGCAGGCCCATGGCGCCGTTCCTGCAGGATGTCAGGCTCAGGAGGAAGCTCCTGAGGAACCCCTGCTTGAAGGCCTTGGTGCTGCTGGTAGGGGCCCCCATTGCCGTTGCTCTGCTCGAGCAATGGACTCCTCCTCGATGTCGATGCACTCTGCCTAGCCAAATTGTTGTGTGTCTGGCTCTGACATTGTGTGCGTGAATATATATCCGCCAGTCTGGGACGAAAAGAGCGCAAGATGGCATGCCGCCACGCACATGCGGTGTGAGCTAGCATGCATTGCGGCCATCTGGGCCGTGGTCCTGCGAGTGACCAATAGCAGGCGTCTTTTGCCTCTTTTCTCATGCAACGCCAGCCTATCCTGTTTAAGCTTGGAAAAAGGTTAACTAGATAGCAGCAGTACGTATCAGGGATTTGTACAGAACATGAATGCACAGCTCGGATTCTTTATAATTGAACATGCGCGCATGTGGCTGACGCTCGAGTTGGGGAGTACAAGGTAGGAGTATCCCCGTATCTGATTTCTCTGCATTTTCTTAATGCCACACTGCCATGATCCTTTCAAGAAACGCATGTTATGTATGCGTGCAACATGGCTTGTAAAAGTACAGCATATTATGTACGAATGTGCACAATGCGGGTGCTGAATGCTGATGGCCGTACGCAGATCCGTGCTCTTAAACCGTTTCATCGGTGATCGGAGGCTGCGGACGGAGACCGGGCCCCAGAAGGGGCAGGCAAACACGACGGGCAGGCGGAGCACATGGCGGCACATGTAGCGTCGCCCCCCGGGTTGGCAACCCCGCGAGTGATGAGGGAAACGTAGGTGCGTTGGCATGCGCATGTCGCCGGCCGGCCGCGCGCGCATGGGCTGTCATGGCTTGGCAACCGGTTCAGCGCATGGCCGGCCATGTTCCGCCAGCATGTGTAGGCAGGCACCAAAAGCTAGCTAGCGCAGATGGGACACCCTCCCGCCACACCGACATCATCGATGGTAGAAAATGGGGCAATGCTGAGAACGACATCGCCATATCGGTGACCATCGGGTAAATGTAATTCTCCCGTCTTAGCATAGGCAGCATCCATGGTAATGGTGGTGCTGGCATATGGAGCCGTCCATGGAATTTTGGTGTCTCTCGAGGCGGAGGGAGTGTGTCGTGCGTGCTTTTGAGGAAAAGGCAAGGAAGGGGCGGCGTGGGCGCGCTCACATGGCGGCCACATGCGCTTCCTCCCCAAACTCGGCACATGAGTCCTTCCCCGGCTCTCCGTGTCACGCCGGCCTGATCGCGTGCGCTAGCTAGCTGTACGCGCACAGTACGCCTCCTCCTTGGACCTGCAGGTGCGTGCGTCTTCTTTTCTCTCTCTCGCGCCGTTGCGTGGCTGGGGCCGGCCGGccggggatggatggatggatggagtgGCATGATCACGGAGCACGCGCGCGTACGTACCTACACCCCATGTGAGCTTTAAATTTCTCGGCCTGGTTGGTTTGTTTGTGCGGGGCGGAGATACGCGGGATACGAGGGTATGAGATGAGATGCGTATCCCGGTGTCGCATGCATGATACGGAGcagatgcagcagcagcagcaggcaaaTCCTAACAAGAAAGGGCTTCTTTGGATCACAAGATTTGCAAAACAAACGAATAGAAAAAATGGAGGATTTGATTGCCATGACATAGCCAATCCTGTGGATTTTTTTCAGAGGTCAGACCTCATGTGTAAATTCCTTTGGAATCAGCACCTTGGAGACCCAATCCTGAGGAATTTTAATGGCCCAATCCTTTGATCCAAATGCGTTTCATAGGAAACAATCCTGGGGATTGATATCCCATGAAAATCCTGTGAAAATCCTCCAATCCAAAGAAGGCCAAAGATTTGGGTGGGATTTTCCTGCGAGCGGCGGTGCATGGCTGTGAAGCCTGTGAGGAGGTTTCGGGGGGAAATGTCGATGCGAGAGCTCTGAGATCAGGTGATGAAGACCGTGATCTCGACCTCTGTTCATGTGTTTGTGTCAGATGGGCTATAGCATGAGATgcagtaatgctacacctacgggGAGACTTTTTACAGACTTCACATAGTAGCAAACGTGGAAGAATAGGATTGGGTTTAAGAGgtgagaagcccccccccccccccctcccctatcctgaaaatcaaagaaggctAGTTTGATTAGTTGAAACTTGGAAGAAGTTATTAGTTCTGTAAAGGTCCGTGAGTCTACCATTTTTGGCATGAGATGTTGTGCCGGACGGGCCATAATAAGAGTGATGGTAGCTAGGTCGACTTAGTAGAACAATATTTTTCCGGAAATGTtaacgtccacacgtgtgggcgtttgcacatcgcccacacgcctccatcaccactcattttgccacgtatgaatagatgatattagcataattttttttggttttcggcttaaaaatgctGTATCttctaaataaaaaagcgaactaaaaatccgttttcaccattaaatccgtctcgacgagatcttcaaaactagaccccatgttgatatgtttcgacgatttttttttttttgccagaagttgccacgatgtttacactgcagttgccatagggcttaaactaaagttgtcgtgtggcaattttagtttgtagatcatggcaattttagtattttgatgatggcaactccagtactttgatcatgaaaattattttttgtatgaaccatggcaattttacgtgcatgtatcatggcaatttttgtttatggttcatggcaagtctagtttcttaattccccgttttataaatgtcaaaatttatttttaaatgtagaagaaaatagctgaaacatatcatggcaacttcagtgtaaacatcatgacaattcatatgcaatagacatggcaacttttaatccaaaaaaaaattcatcaaaacatatcaacatgggatctagttttgaagatctcatcgcgagggatttaatggtgaaaacggattttcaatcggatttttcatttaagagataaaacattttaaaaactaaaaatccaaaaagattcctgcatgtatgcatgcgatgacgtggcaatctgtttacattagagacgtgtggtgcgtctctcttcctgccacacgtgtggcagttagcgcgcccctattttttttctatgtataaataggcttTTCGCTATTTTTATGTAACATAGATGCTATTTTTCATTCGACCGGTTTTAATTTGCTTTACCGAAAAtgactttcgccccgctttatatataaagcaaaccatcatagccacaaggttcaacACAGCACACACACAAGGTAGCACGACACCATGTACGGAGTACGAAAAGGTACTGCTGAGGATACATCTCAACAAGCCCTTAAAATGAAAAGAGAAAGGCAGGCGCGCCGCAAACGAAGAAGCTAATCCGGCTCCAGTGGTGGTGGAGGAAGCGGCGGTGCCAAGCAAAGAGCCATCGAGCGAAGGTCAGCGGTGATGATGTTGATGGCGTCCCGAtcctgagggcggctaagcggccgccagagctgcaaatAGACACGCATTTTGAACACCGCGTCGGTCGCACGTCACAGAGGGACACGCTAGATCACAAGCTTATTTTGAACCATCCAAAGCGTCCATGCCCAGTggccagccacctaa
Above is a window of Triticum aestivum cultivar Chinese Spring chromosome 6B, IWGSC CS RefSeq v2.1, whole genome shotgun sequence DNA encoding:
- the LOC123133962 gene encoding transcription factor IBH1-like 1, producing the protein MGAPTSSTKAFKQGFLRSFLLSLTSCRNGAMGLQERKRAVRSSADIAMATTRGSGAMWPQALLAAASSSSSPSWSRRLPAAATAKTTTRRKNMARRRCPQRRTTTSSGEIARRLVRKRTKVLRGMVPGGELLDGASLLREAMDYVVHLRAQVAVLRRVSNAMQQRPSSIHMAGAVAPPVQLKTETTGTAQHSEGNEE